In Nitrospirota bacterium, one DNA window encodes the following:
- a CDS encoding class I SAM-dependent methyltransferase encodes MARFITVLIRLCEQLAGILFRVQQLLTGILPALLSPREMTEMIRAHYDRSYHDVAAREPETWYKWTLESWETDVLADHQMKTGIILVLGAGVGRESIALAQRGLSVVGLDINRESLHVAARQAMARHLSPLFAQADFLALPIGPSRVDYVFMSGIMYSSIPGRPQRQAWLRSLRPCLKDQGLLVLNFLIAREIDSRTHRLIHRLNRWLTTLPGTNQSYQLGDTCSQNHFLHAFVDEEEIRSELLETGARVHQLHWHEGYAVLTWPA; translated from the coding sequence ATGGCTCGCTTCATTACCGTGCTCATTCGTCTCTGCGAGCAGCTCGCGGGGATCCTGTTTCGGGTGCAACAACTCCTCACAGGCATCCTCCCTGCATTGCTGTCTCCAAGAGAGATGACCGAAATGATCCGCGCCCACTACGATCGCAGCTACCACGACGTCGCGGCCCGTGAGCCCGAGACCTGGTACAAGTGGACGTTGGAGAGCTGGGAAACAGACGTGCTCGCAGACCACCAGATGAAGACGGGAATCATCCTGGTGCTGGGAGCCGGTGTGGGGCGCGAGTCCATCGCGCTGGCGCAACGAGGTTTGTCCGTCGTAGGCCTCGATATCAACCGGGAGAGCTTGCACGTCGCCGCTCGGCAAGCCATGGCCAGACACCTCAGCCCCCTCTTCGCACAGGCGGACTTTCTGGCTCTCCCCATTGGCCCAAGTCGCGTGGACTATGTCTTCATGTCCGGGATCATGTACAGCTCCATCCCCGGTCGGCCACAACGGCAGGCCTGGCTCAGGAGCCTCCGTCCATGCCTAAAGGACCAGGGTCTGCTGGTGCTCAACTTTCTCATCGCCAGAGAAATAGATTCAAGAACGCACCGGCTCATTCACCGGCTCAACCGCTGGCTCACAACATTGCCAGGAACCAATCAGTCCTATCAATTGGGCGACACCTGCTCCCAAAACCATTTCCTCCATGCCTTCGTCGATGAAGAAGAGATCAGATCCGAACTTCTCGAGACAGGCGCCAGGGTCCACCAATTACACTGGCATGAAGGATATGCCGTGCTCACATGGCCCGCATAA
- a CDS encoding tetratricopeptide repeat protein, whose protein sequence is MDIEAFRQMVAKNPKGFLGRYGLGNKILQERGSLEEAVEHLTVATELDPTHVASHLGLGRALVTLGRKDDAKPVLRAGIDAARSGRSNGGVDLVPEMEALLRTLG, encoded by the coding sequence ATGGATATCGAAGCATTTCGGCAAATGGTCGCCAAAAATCCCAAAGGATTTCTCGGTCGTTACGGGCTGGGGAACAAGATCCTCCAGGAACGAGGCAGTCTTGAGGAAGCGGTTGAGCATCTGACCGTCGCGACAGAACTCGACCCCACCCACGTCGCATCCCATCTCGGCCTCGGACGCGCCCTCGTCACCTTGGGCCGCAAGGATGATGCAAAACCGGTCCTACGGGCCGGCATCGACGCGGCTCGCTCGGGCCGATCCAACGGAGGCGTGGACTTGGTCCCTGAAATGGAAGCATTGCTGAGAACATTGGGATAG